In the Theobroma cacao cultivar B97-61/B2 chromosome 1, Criollo_cocoa_genome_V2, whole genome shotgun sequence genome, one interval contains:
- the LOC18611592 gene encoding uncharacterized protein LOC18611592, with the protein MEERVAPSAEDSQWQSSRPEPTPSTNNNDDDDLYLQLARPPSSLLATYVVQVPKDKIYRVPPPENALIVESYRQAAGPAKNRKRTCFKYLIWIAVVLVVIGVMVGVALKILYDSFTPKAPVFSVSMLQVKKFTDHPPKYDVTLKVHNPNEKMGIKYGSVDDDAKLIFWTKTLGAGQFPSLYQNSGDSNVVHVKLIGPEDQPVPLNIQRSMNDKKPKHQIFLALKFNSPLLLNVGVFKMWSRDMDVECKFRVNTMGEGSKILSQDCNTKLS; encoded by the coding sequence ATGGAGGAGCGGGTCGCGCCTTCTGCCGAGGACTCTCAGTGGCAGTCGTCGAGACCCGAACCTACCCCCAGCACCAACAACAACGACGACGACGACCTTTACCTGCAGTTAGCTCGCCCTCCAAGCTCTCTGTTAGCAACCTACGTTGTCCAAGTCcctaaagataaaatatatcgTGTTCCACCTCCTGAAAACGCCCTTATCGTAGAAAGTTACCGTCAGGCGGCTGGGCCGGCGAAGAATAGGAAGAGGACATGTTTCAAGTACTTGATATGGATTGCTGTCGTTTTGGTTGTCATTGGAGTTATGGTAGGCGTAGCCCTAAAGATTTTGTACGATTCTTTTACTCCTAAGGCTCCCGTTTTCTCTGTTTCAATGCTCCAAGTCAAGAAATTTACGGATCATCCTCCTAAATATGATGTCACGTTGAAAGTCCATAACCCAAATGAAAAGATGGGAATCAAATATGGATCAGTTGATGACGATGCGAAGCTAATTTTCTGGACGAAAACGCTTGGTGCGGGACAGTTTCCAAGCTTGTATCAGAACAGCGGTGATTCCAACGTTGTACATGTTAAACTAATTGGCCCTGAAGATCAACCGGTGCCACTCAATATCCAGCGTAGTATGAACGACAAAAAGCCAAAACATCAAATCTTTTTAGCGCTTAAGTTTAATTCACCATTGTTGCTGAACGTTGGGGTATTCAAGATGTGGAGTAGAGACATGGATGTCGAGTGTAAGTTTAGGGTGAACACGATGGGGGAAGGAAGCAAAATTCTGTCCCAAGATTGTAACACCAAATTGTCCTAA